The sequence ATGATCATCAATAAAGGTAACAAAATAAAGTATACCACCAAGAGTTCTACTATCCATCATGCATATATCATTATGTATCAAATCTAGAATgttaatttttctagatataggtGTTCTATGAAATGCAACTCTATGTTGTTTTCCGGCTAAACAATCAACACAAGCTTTCAAGGACACACCTTTGGTATTTGGTAGCAAATCCTTTTTGGCTAAAATTTGAAGTCCTTTCTCACTCACGTGCCCAAGCCTTTTGTGCCAAAGCTTTATAGAGAAATTATCATCAATTGCATTCACCTCTCCTTTCTTTAGCTTTGCTTGCATCATGTAgagagtattatttttctttcctcttgctATCAACAAAGAACCTTTGGTAAGCTTCCATTTTTCTTCACCAAAATAATTGCTATAACCTTCATCATCAAGCTTGCCGGTGGAGATTAAATTGAGGCGGATGTTCGAAATATGTCTAGCATCTTTGAGTAGCAACTTGCAGCCTTTGTTAGTCTCTAAACATACACTCTTTATATCAACAATTTTGGATAAACCATCATTTTTCATCTTAATACAACCAAAATCATTGAAAGTATAAGATGTGAAGAAACCACCATGTGGAGTGACATAAAAAGAAGCACCGGAATCGATCACCCAGTTACTATCTTCATATGCAAGGTTGACACAACCATCACTAACAACAATGATATCTGCATCAGCTGCAACTGCTGTAACAacttttttcctctttctttgccTCACCCTTTTTTGTGCTTTGCTCTCTTTTCAATGCTCTACACTCTCTTTTCATGTGTCCTAGTTTTCCACAAGGATAGCATTTTATGTCTTTCCTTGACTTTGATCTGCCTCTGGATTTATCTCTTTTGTAAGGAtgcttgtttttgtttttaCCTCTTCTTTCTGTCGCAAGAGCCTCAACTTCAAAAGATATTTTCTGTTCCTTTTTTCTAACCTCTTCATTTAGCATGCTATCCTTTACCATATCCAAAGTGACATTGCCGTCAGGTGCAGAATTGCTTAGAGACACCACAAAAGTCTCCCAACTGTCTAGCAAAGAACTAAGAAATAATAAAGCCTGCAACTCCCCATTTAGGACAAGCTTCATAGTAGTCAACTGATTCACCAAGCCTTGGAAGTTATTCAAGTATTCTGTCACACTTTTTCCATCTTTGTACTTCAAGATGACAAGCCTCATAATCAAAGAGGCTTTATTCTGTGCAGTCTTTCTCTCATACATGGCTTCTAATTTCTTCCATAAAGAGAAAGCATTGGTTTCTTAAACAATTTGATGGAACATGGTTTGATCAACCCATTGTCTAATTTGTGTAACTGTCTTTCTATTCATTATCTTCATTCCTTGTCGGTTTTCTCTTTTGGCCTAGCCTCATCTTCATGGAAAGATTTATACAAATTTTTACAATAAAGGATATCCTCCATCCTAGGTTTCCAAATGACATAGTTGGAAGATGTCAATTTGATCATGCCTCCTATAGAATCCTTCATTCTAGTCATACAAGAATTTTATTAAATACCTTATAGGCACAAAACCTTGCTATGATACCACTTGTTAGAAAAGACCCCTTTACTAGACAAATAACTTTCCTATTTTTGTGTGAGTAGAATGAGAATACCACAACAACTAATTAATGCAAGGACTACCAAAATCAAACCACAAGAAACGCAAGCAAGAGACATCAATTTTTAAGTGGAAAACCCTCCAATATGAGGAAAAAACCACTGGACCTAAGTCCACCTCAAACTTCCACTATCAACaataatgggattacaaagtatCTTCTCTTGGTTAAGTTAGAGGATCACATACATCAAGGATCTCTTCCTTGAATCACAAACAAAGAGTTGATATAAAAAAAGGTGTaggctccaataataaaatgagaacaaTCCCACCGAATGTAGGTTTGCAAAAGgtttttcttcctcttgagaTGCCTTGAATAATATATTCACCTTCCCTTGGAGATGAATTCCACAAGTACTTCATCAAGGgggctcttctcttttttttgtcatCCACTCTCTAATAGAATAATTCAtaactcctcttttcttctttttgtttctcttttctttttccatttttttcacTTAAGTTGCTGGGTCCCACCTTACGTAAGGTGGGACTCAGCCACCACCTCTGATGCCGAATCTTCCTCAAGATGTGCTGCCGCATGCTTTCATAAGAAAAGATCCTGGAAGTTATGTGGCTGCTATAGGTTCATTGAAGGCAATTGGATGGTGTCGGCCAGATCTATTTCTGAGAAGTTGTTTGCATTATCCTGTGGACCTTCGCCAACCACTTGAAAATCCTAGTCGGCGATTTCTAGATGAGAAAGCGGCTGCATCTCTGAAACCCGCACTGCCCGCAAAGAGGTGATGACTGAATTTTTTTGGAAGCGACCAGCACCAAAAGATGGAATCTTTGCCTTCTGATGATAAGAACAAAAGGAGGAGGCTGAGACACAGGAGATGCACCAGCAACTTTGAAAACGTAGTCCACAACCAGGAAACTATAAGTAGCCACCATGATTCGATGACTAATGCGAACAAAACATAGCATTAACCGATAATGGAGTCGATCACCTCAATGAATGCCGATGTGCTTTAATTCTAGGTAGAATCgaaaattaaaaaagataaatattcCTTCCATTCAAATCCTTCCTCATAATCACAGTAATATGTTCGTATTAGAATTTATGTAATGCAGAGGAAACAGCGTGAGGATTGCCGCTTTGGAAATAAACAGGGAGATGTGATGACTTCGACGGGAAAAAGATCCCCCCTGCCGTCCTCCTAAAAGGGTGATGTCCCCTACACACAATCTTATTGCTCTTCGGTTCTCAGAATTTGTGGTTCTCAAAAGTACGTGTCATCGATATTCTGTCGTCCTTCCTCTCCTTTAGCACTTTCGCCAGCATTATTCCCCAACTGGATCCATCCCATCACCACCACCCCCACAATCCCACTCGCCTATTGTTTATAAGTAGCACCCTTAGCAACTGCCTCTCTGCAGCGGCCAACACCTAGCCCATAGCGTCCAGAACTTAGAACAGTCCCTTCCCTCTCTTTCACCTCTCCCTTGGAGCTTCactcacttccttcttcctactCTCGATCATCTCGTTTCATTCACACCACAGCTCCTACCTCCAGATGGCCTCCAGCTCCATGAGCTCCTCCCGCACCTCAGAGTCCTCCTGGACCTCAAGACAGAATAAGCTGTTTGAGGAGGCTCTGGCGAGGTACGACGAGGCAACCCCAGATCGCTGGCAGAAGGTGGCCGAGGCCGTCGGCGATAAGTCAACCGAGGAGGTGAAGCGCCATTACGAACTGTTGATCAAAGATATTAATCGCATCGAGTCGGGCCGTGTGCCGTAACGCAGCAGTTGATCCTCTTCCTCTAGTTCCAGGGGAGGCAGCAACCTGGCCCTTGAGGAGCAGAGGTACCTCGTTCTACCATCCCCATATACCGTTCATTCCTTCTTCTCGTTACTTTGCTTGCACTTGCCTTCATGGTTCTCGTACCTTTCGGTTTCCCAAAGAATACAAGGCTTGGATGGAGCTGCTGCGTTCGGTTGGGTCATACGCCAACCACAATGACCCAAATTGGATTCTTGTTTCTACTGTATCTCTCCAAGCCTGTCTCTTGCTCAGCACCCCACCAAGGCCCCATGAAATTAACTTCTGCAGAACAATGATCGATGCCTGAAGAAAATTATGGCTCTGATAAGCTATATATGGCTGATTGCTATCTTCTTGAAAGATTTGGattgaatattattttttttctcatggGTTGGTTATATTGTTTGACAGGCTGAAGTATCTGTGGCTCGACTGAAGCACGTACTATATAACACATCATCTACGTATGTATGTACTGGTAGGAGCATTGTTCTTCTCTGGGAGTTCCAGATAGATATGAAGTCAGAAACATCTAAATGGCCGTAAGAGGTAGATCAGTGGTCGCTGATGTTACCAAAGCCTGATGTCTCTCTTCTTGTAAACAACCTATTGATTATTGTAAAACTATATACTGAAGACTGTCATAACCATGTCTGGTTAGTATTCTACTTGGTGTGCTCATGGCTTAATGAAAATAAGTTTGGCGTATAATTCCGTTTGGCTTTCTATCCTTttatataacatatatttgCAAGTATTCTTGAGAGCTACGATGGGTTGAAACCCGACCGAGTACTGGATAAAACccaggtctcatgcattaaaatattgaaAGAAAAACATCCTAGCAAAGGCAGTGCAGAAAATCTTTTTTTACCCTTTGTATGGACATGGTGATGATCAAATGGTACTTTATACGGACTATTTATTTCCCTTAAGCAAACGATTTGAGTGTCTTCATACAGAAGTCATCTTAGCTAGGGACTTCAAACATCTAAAATAACATGGTATTATCTCGATTCTCTTCTTTATCTCCTTGCGTCATGACTCATTACCGCATAAACTAACTTCAATGCCGAAATTGTATAATCCACAAAAAAAATCTGTTAATGGGATAGAAGACCACCATggaattcttccaacttgaaagGAAGGGCATTAAGGCTTGATATACAGCTTCCCtgttagcttaagcttttggaatCTAGTAGTAATGGTTGATCTAGTAACGATCCGATCGAGAAGAAAAACGATTTTTCTCAATCTGCTCAACTCGGACCTctcaaaaagagaaaataaaaatattgggGAAAGTAGGATTTACGTCTCTTTTTTATTCATTGATGATGATAAACTTATATGCAGAGTCTTTATTTATAGTAGTGAGGTATGTTCTTACATAATTCGAATCATATTCTTCTCCTGGTTCAAATAGAACTAgtttttctaaaatagacatGCTAAATAGAAATAAACATAAAAATGCTAAAATCCTACCCTAGGTAAATCTCAACTCCTTCTGCCATTGTTCGCTCCATCTAATTTTTTCTAGACTAGGAGGTACATCCGGTCAAAatttttcattaaaagaaaaagatttggtGGGCCTGTTTCGGGGCCCAACTGATAAAATTTGGACTTGATCGCTAGATGAGCCACCTGCTTTAGGTCGTTGTGTCATTtcgtagatttcaaaaagttactattttttttttaacaaatcaTCTCAATCAGATGTTGTATGaccagggccggcccgagccttaggcgaccgaggcggtcgcctaaggccccgggccaacGGAAGGCCCCCGgaaggtagagagagagagagagaaagagagagagagagagagagagggagggagggagggaccttgaccaaaaggaagcaaaggccccatataaaacgggatgagctggctacgagtcttcccccttgatggaagggaggtggagagtttcttggcctgcagaggggaaatttaggaagttggggacggtagttttgttttggatggagagagagagagaggagggatttggttggcttgatacacgcctgaagccactcttacctttcatcccttctcttgtttggttttggtcttggttttccttccctcacattactcctgatccagctgggccatcaggaagaaagggggattggaaatggacttcttggagggtggagattcttttaattttctcctctcggtttcttctcccctcttgggtggtagagagagaaggagggagggggttgaatggctgctgtgctgtgatgttgcggttgctgcttgggtactcacttgaaggggagatggagggatgggacttttattaattagatggagtcaatttcccataatgcccctactatCTCTTATAGAGAAGCtcctggacaaattcttttctttaccttgaccatgaagtgccatgggatgaccttttcctattccgctcttgcttgacatgataaacaatattgccaagcattatctcagttatttaatcagttttatggcccttcttttaggataattacttttctgcatttccattcaaaaataatattaaattaaaaagatttcttgcctatctttgttagattcatgtacctttgttgaaatagtgtacttgatagccatccattttcatatcatttttttaatattttatatttattaaaaaaattcattattaaaaaaaaagcctcattcattggattcgccttaggcccccaaatgtattgggccgcccctgtgtATGACCAAATTATGACCTCTAAAAGTTTAGTATGCAACTATTCTTCCCCATATAATGGATCTCGTTTTTAGACCTTGTCCAACCTTATCTATAGTAGCCAAAGTAATCCATATCAAATCTAACGATCCTTCTAAATTAAGTAAGCTAACATGATGCTAGATAAAAGATCAAAGGATCAAAATCTCACCCTAGATCAATAATATACTTTATCGACTTTTTTTCTCCTAAAAAAGATTAAGCTGCGTTGTAGTGGCAAACAATATGCTGTTGACAAGAGAACCAACGATAATCTGCTTTGTCGCCAAGTGAAGGCAACTTTTCTCCTTTCGCAGATTCCATCATCCAAATGTTGGGCGGTGATTCTGGAATTGTTTGACCTGAGAGATTCGAATATCATTTACAAATGATTGATGGTGCCCCcacaataatttttatgcaaagaTATCCACGACCATGTAAATATCAGCAAGGACATCTTGTAGTACATGTACCTCCCTCCCCCAACTAGAAAGCAGCCCTTTGATGCTGCTTCCCAGGTCGTAGGAAGATTCCCATTGTAGAGCCCATATCTGTTGTCATTGTAACCTCTATAATTGTTTGAATTGACATATGATAGGCTCAACCATGTATGACATGGTGGTGcaactctttcttttcctttccttggACAATACCGGCACCAGTTACAAGCTATACCCTTAGAAAACCACGCTCTAATGATTGAAAGATTAACAATAatcaaaagagtttttttttttttttttgcatagatactctcctaaatatcgaattttgtattaatacccttccaaaattgatatttacatgtataccctcgtaaaacacttgttttgctattctaccctttttttaatccttatttttttgcatatatacccacaccatctaacgtcgttaaaaaattaacgattttaaattaaaatgactaaaatatttttaatagatagatgtgaaagaaaaaaatatttaaaagacgATCGTAATGGagaacaaaaaagtaatttcaaaattctattttattttcaattaaaataaatatggcttttattaacggtgttagaagaaccgttatattagggatATGTGTGTAAaaacagtgttttatgagggtatagaaataaatataaattttaagaggataTTCGTGCAAATTTCAATAATAGTATTTATTTTTTGAGGAAAGTATAAAAAATTATCACGATAATTATGGGACTGAACAATGTAAAACTTTGGGTGGCTCAACTTTTTCTGGGAAAATAAGTGAAACCTGTGATACGGTAGAGGTATAAGTCAAAATGGTGGTACTTGTGGCACCGCAAATGAAGGAGTAGATAACCATGTTTATAACCATTTTGTCATTCAGGAACTACTCAGATGAGGCCAAAGAATCATGAATCCGAGGAATAAATGCAGGGGATTTGCCAGAAGTATGAAGAGTGTTCATGGAAAGTAAACAATGCTTGAATACCTATCATAGGTTTTTCATGCCATGTAAAAGGCAAAATCAATGAATACTAATGGGAAAGATAACCCACCAACAGCAGAGTTTAGTTAATTTGTAATCCGTGGATTTTTCTTGAATTTCAAGTTAAAAAGAGTTGATAAATAGGTTGAAAACTTCATGAAAATTCAATTTTCAATAAATATCCTCCAATAATTTGTATAATTGTCTTGCGAAGCATAAATTACTGATTTTTCAGAGATTcattaacaatctgaaaacatctTACTCTGTTGCAGTCAGCTGAGATGACAATGGTGATGCCACTGGAAAACTGATACATCATGTATAATTAGTAAAGTGGCAGTAGTATGTGTATGTGCACGAATTATATTATTTGCTGGAATGAAACATGACTCTATCAGCAGGAGTATTagtataaaaagaaaagaatataaaattctATAAAATTCCTGTAATATTGAACTTGGATGAGGCATCTTGTGAACAATGTACCTGACGGTCAATAAAAATCTATACCACGTAATGGCATCACGGAAATTTACAAATTGATAGGCAACAATCAATATACGAAATCTGTTGAAGCATATGTTTTCTGCTAGTCCTCAAGTTCCTGAAAGATTCTTCAACAGGAGTCCTTCTCAGCTAGCCTCTTTCAGATCCAACTTCTGCGGACTACTCTCAAGGACTTTTAGCAGTGCGTATATGCAAGAGGAGCCAtcaattgtttctttttttctccctttcttttttctttgagagAGAGAATGGGACATCAACTTGTAGAAGGGCAGATCCTACGTATTCCTATAGGTTAAGATTCTCCCAGGACCAAGTTGTTGATATGTCATTTCAAAGATTCCAAGATATCCATTTCGCATCCATGGGCTCGGCTTTTCATTGCGTAAACCAGTTCTTGTTGATAAATATATAGAATCCTTTGGTACACTAATGACCATCCACAGTCAAATAGAGAGAAGGTTTGTCTTCACAACTTTTTGTTAGTCCTCATCCATGACCGAAGTTTTTTTGCCTCCCTCTTATTAGTCAAATACATCATTTCAATAATGCTTACCTGGACAGTGTTGTATACTTTTTGTACAATCATTTACtcccaacaaaaaaataaacatgGAAGGCTTGTATACTTTGTGTTGATAGAACATAAAATGGAATAATATTCTGCAACAAAGTTTACATTGCCCATTCTATATCTATGCTATTAATATCCAATTCGGATTAGTATCAGTCAGAAACAAATAAGTAAACAAATTTGTGAAGAAGAAATGATAAGCTTGCCAGTGAAATCTCCTATAGTCAAAAGCCAGCATGTAAGCCTTATTTTGATAGAGAGCAGAATAGAAATTTTGTCTCGTTCCGCTCTTCTGGTGGATGAAATTATGGAAGCATATCATCATTTAAATGAAGCACAATATACACACACCTAAGCTATATTTTCTCATCACCATAAATGGAGTACAGCATACCCACAAATGTTAGAAACATGTTTTTCTCTAtgaaatatggtggttatttggaACCTCATACCTCTTCTTATGGAGAGAAAGGTGCCGACAAGTTTAAACTAACAGCTCATCCTGAGAAGAAAAAACAAGTTAGTGTTTCTTGGAAGAGTGAGAATTATCAGTGTTCTTTAATATCAAAGTGCTAGTATACTGTGCTGATCCCTCAATGAATAGCATTAATGTTGGCATTacccaattcagagttagttcATATGTAAATTGGAGAGGGCCGGTTCCCCCATCACACTCATCCATGATTGGCATGACAGCCATGACTAGGTGAGCCCCACCAGCACACTATCACATATATAAGATGGGGTTATCTGATAATGGCCATCACACCAATCGTGGACGGTCATTATCGAACAACGGACCCTCTTTCGTTCAGGTACGAGTTGGAGAGAATGGGAACtctccaattcaatttttgagAACATCAGCACAAGGAATTGACGACTGACTGAGCAGAATCCACGGTAGCATTTCTCTTTTTGAGATTGAAAAGATGATTCAAGTGAACAAAGGACTGCAGGCCCAAAAATTTCCTGTCCCTATTTCCACAAAACTGGGGGACAGATAAGAGATCAGATTCAGCAGCAGGCATAGATCTTTCTCTAAATTCTCTAAAAAGGAATATCACAGCTAGATTTTATGCAAATCCCTTGACTGGCTCTCTTTTTAGCAAGTGGCATGCTTAATATTCTTATTCCATGTCAGAATCAAAATTTATTAAGACCAATGTGGCCGACTATCGTAAGCTACAAATGTTTGTCACCTGTCAAGGCGGGAAgcaaagaacaaacagaaattTATAATGGTAACTATTGGCGTCTAAGAATTCCATTTAGCTTAGAAGATCCTAATCAGATAAGCTAATTTTTAAGGGCAACCTTGTTCTATAGCTTTTGCAATCTGGATTTCATTCATACACTGAATATCTCATATATGGAACACTGCATAATATACAGAAAAGAATGATAAATTTAAAAGGTTGAGTATTGATGAAGATTACACAATGGAACAAAGAGTGCCACTAAAGAAATATGAAGGGGAAGAAGTAAACATCCATATCAGATGCAATAACTTCCAGTCAGAAAGATTCCTTCCCTCCTAAGAGGAACAGGCTGATTCTCTCCATTCCTACATACTATCTTCTTGTTTTTTGGTCCCCACTCCTTGTGGCTCACAAAGGTCTGAGTCATCCATATTCCTCCCTCCTTCATCCTTTAGTCCTTTGGACAGTATCGTTTCCCAAGTGGCTCCGCCCCACCATCAACCCACATCTCCATCTCCCTCCTGTTTAAGCAGCACTAGCACCATCACCAACTTCTTCCCCATATCAGCTTATATAAATTCCAGAGTTCAAAACTTACAAAAGTTGCTTTCCCTTTGTTTCTCCTTCATCCTTAGAGTAAAGCACTTGAAGATAGTTATTTTCTCTTCCTTAtagttattttttcttcttccttagaGCTTAGATTAGAAC is a genomic window of Phoenix dactylifera cultivar Barhee BC4 chromosome 4, palm_55x_up_171113_PBpolish2nd_filt_p, whole genome shotgun sequence containing:
- the LOC103722066 gene encoding protein RADIALIS-like 4, which produces MASSSMSSSRTSESSWTSRQNKLFEEALARYDEATPDRWQKVAEAVGDKSTEEVKRHYELLIKDINRIESGRVP